atctgagcgaaatgctgaaaataatagcaataacgacCTGGGTCCTGGTACATTAAATCCAAGAGATTAATCCCAGCGACATCTCGATACTCCTCAAGAGGTTCTAAAAATGTACAGACCTGGggatctgctaaaaacctcttagtgaaagttgtttttccgcaaccgatatttccttcaataTAATGATCGTAAGCGatcgagttttactcaaatgaattccaaaaggcagattcttctcccaatcgatgaccgactgtaaagaaggtTAAGTCGATCACAGTTGTCAAGTGTGTACGTctgaagatctaacctcgaaggatgttcTAGGTCTTGGAGAAactgttccaggttgatcttCCTCAAATGGAGCAAGACGGTCTAAGTGTACCACTCTCTGACGtgaatgaggagatcttcggattctataaacaacatcattcatccggttaaccactaagtaagggccttcccaatttctttatAGTTTTGGACATCGTCTTTTCTGTCTTCGgggttgaaagagccagacCGGATCTCCGGGATAGGATTTTAAGTccctggctcgaatatcataacgattttttaatttgtccgaagccatagaaattctacttcTAGCAAAgctatgaatttcttctaatcGTTGTTGCAAAAGAGaagcataatctgtttgatgctgttTCTGTACAGGAACAGGACCtttttctaaatctgacggaagtcgaagatttcttccagtaagcatgagggctggcgtctgttTTGTCAtctcatgaatcgcagatctgtaagataagagaAAGAAACGGATCTAAGAGTCCCAGTCTCTTtgattctgctctacgaaggacgGCAAATATTGTGGTAAAGTTCGATTCAGACGCTCAatcatgccgtcagattgTGGATGCAAAGGAGTCGTACGAGTCTTTCTAAGCCCTAAAATCTGGGTAACCTCTTTCATcaaggttgactcaaaatttcggcctttaTTAGTATGAAGTTCCAGAGGAATTCCGTGTCTGCAGATAAACTCTCTAACGAACGCTTGAGCTACAGTAGAAGCTTCTTGATTGGCAAGTGGAACCACTTCGGGCCACTTGGTAAAATAATCTGCAATAACCagagcatatttatttcctgtATAGGTTGTAGGGAGAGGTCCGAGAATGTCCATTGCTATTCTCTCAAAAGGAGCTCCCACGTTATAAACTTGAAGAGAGCTATGTCATTTAGTTTGAGGTCCTTTCTTtgtgcagattcgacatcttcggcaccaatcttcaacgtccgACCGGCAACGAGGCCAAAAGTAGAAGCTGCGTATTCTGCCTAGAGTTTTATTTGAGGCGAAATGTCCGCCTGTAGGAGAATCATGAtgaagagcaagaatctctggaatTTGTGTCCtaggaaccaaaagttgccacctgatttctttcaagtctgcagattcccattttcggtataaaattccgtCAGTTAAGAGAAaagagtcccattgagcccaataaattttcaaatctggctcggctgaagatatatcctgccagtcgGGGCGAGTCTCTGCGTCCTTCCAAGACTTAACTTGAGTCAAAGTGCTGTCCTCCTGTTGagatttttccattcttccAGGTCTTTTTCGAGAGAAACTTTCCGTAATAAAGAAGGGGGGTTTCTGTTTTTCTCTAATCGCGCATattgtttacactctggcatttctTCGCAGGGTCTTTGggagagagcatcggcgtttccgTGATGGATTactgctcgatgacgaatatcaaaatcatatTGTCCAAGCATTTCTAtccatctagctacctgaccttcgggggatttgaacgaaagtaaCCACCTAAGAGAATCATGATTTGttcgtatcaaaaatctcctgcCATAcagataatgatgaaaatgaaccACGGTCCTAATAAcagctaaaaattttctacgagtgacacaataattcctctcggttttactcaGAACTctactgaaataatttatcactctctcccgacctccctgaatttgtgacagaaccccaCCTATTCCTGGAAGAGAGGCATCCGTAtccaaaataaaaagaagttTGACCTCTGGATAGactaaaatcggcgaagaagtaagattttttttttcaatttcttgaaagctttttcgcattccggggtccagtcaaaaggaatcttgattccggttAAGTGATGGAGAGATTTAGatatactagcgaaaccttttacaaatcttctgtaataagTACAAAGACCTAAAAAGCTTTGTACTTGCTCTTTATTtttaggtgtcggccaagaagaaaccttttCGATTTTGGATtggtcggtcttcacaccttgaGCTGAGACGATGTGTCCGAGGAAGCCTTCTTCTTTCTGGaataaatggcattttttcgggctcatttttacgtctgcttgcttcagcctgGCGAAAACTTGtttgagattttgaacttcttcaaagttcttgccaaagACGATTATAccgtctaaataaacgaggcatattttgccagtgagcccatggagCACAGCTttcatcattcgttcaaaggtagccggggcattacttAAGCCGAATGGCATgaccttgaactgccataatcccCCTAAACCCGTGACAAAagctattttttctttgtctagaggatccatttcgacctgccagtatccactctgaagatctatggtgttgaaccaagttgcaccaactatcaggtcgagtgtctcgtcgattctgggtagagggtaagaatctttcttcgttatgtcattcagcttcctgtaatcgatacaaaatcatTTGGGTCCGTCCTTCTTGTTAACAAGTGcgattggtgaggcccagggGCTAGACGATGGTTCGATGACATCGTTCGTTAGCATGTCTTCCACgagcttcttcacctcttctcgggcgttgagagcgagtcttcgaggagcttaTTTTATTGGTGAACTCTCTCCaacgtcgatcttgtgcttgacggaagtacatcggcccttatcaccactatTCTTGGCAAAAGAATCCACAAACTGTAATAAAAGAGATCCAACCGATTCTAACTGAGCTGgttttaacgaaatcgaagatttctctACAAGGCTCTGTAAATGTAAAGGAAAGTGATGTTGAAAATCGTCTTGAGAAACTTCTATTTCccgaattctaggaggagtccaataaattccattccaTTTGTACAAAGAgctatttcgcgattgtttgaagctagtgaattttCCTATTATTGTGCGCAAAGTTCAATTTTGCGCATGCATTTGCCTTCGCAAAGTACCACTTTCCCACACGTTGACTAGAGCGTGCGGGAATGCAACTGAGCGAACGGGGATGTAGATGAGCGTGCGGGAATATGGTGAGCATGCGGGAATGTATAAGAGTATACGATCGATTCCAAGGTATATACGCGCGCGCCATCTCTGCGGCACTCTCTTCGCATTAACACGTGCGAGCGATACTTTGACGTTCGTCGTCCGTATTAAGAAAACGGCAGAATACGAAACACAGAAAGCACAttttaaatatgtaaatataccGGCGCTCAGCTCTCACCTCAGCGCGCCGGTTTGTTTACATCTTTGTCGTCTGGAATGGACCTGTCAAAACGTGCGTTCTGTGTTTTGTATTCTGCCGTTTTCTTAATACGGACAGCGAACGTCAAAGTATCAGTCGCTTCGCATCAGCTCTTTAGAAAGAACTAGTAAAGTGAGAGTGAATAACTATGAATAATGTACAAAGTGATACGGATAGCGAGGCACCAAAAACCATTAAAAATGTATCTATAACCACATCAGagtcattaaaaaatataccgtttcattttgtaaattgtatcgttacgataaatattaataataattgaaaataataaataaatcagatttttcttaatttaataaatttataacagttctataatttgttttcttggGGCGGGGGGGCTTCGCCCCCCCGAACCCCCCGGTCCTAGCGCCCCAACGCCATCGTTCTATTCGTTTCaattgttcaaaataattGTAGTGGTCGAATTTTACGCAACTTAATTAATAGGAAAAATAGTATACGATACTCGTGAGCACGTAGGTTATCCCGCACGAGCGAAGCGAAACTTCGATTGGTGATTTCGATTCATAACtataatatgtgtaatatagaatgaaggaaaaatgtatatacGGGTAACTAACTATTGCTGCCGCCGCTCATCACGATGTCTATGAGCAGCAACTCTCACTGCTTTAATTCTGTCGCTCCCACGACGAAGCCAGTCAGCGATCCTTTCTTCAAcgcttttgatttttgttCCCTCAAATGCGTCACTCACGCGTAATATCTGAGAAAGTTTATGAATACACATTATTGGTATGCTATCCCCACACGTGGTAGCTTTTTCACGTCGAGCAGTACAACAAAAAGttttaacaaataaaaagtacGTTTATATATGagaagtaaattttgaaatttttggcgTCCCTTTGTCTCCGAGGGTCCAAACGACTCGTACAATGTCCTAGCATCCGACGGAAGCTCAAGGTGACTGAATTTCTGCAACCCTATCAAAAGATCATTCACAACGGATTGAAGTAGCTTGTTTTGGATTGTCCAATAGGCAAGAGAAATTTTAAGATCACTATTTGGATAATTGATAGTCAATTGAGCTGGGAACTCCATACGAATGCCAGTGTCAATCGAGGTTGGTGGCCTCTCACCGactaaaaaataaacgtgTGCCTTGAATTGCCTGAACCTAACCTATAACCTAAACGTATAAATACCTATATAGttataaatatagaaaaaagGGGATGATCATAGAAATTATACAATACTTACGTCGATCGTATTATGCCACTTAAACGAGATATTTAGTTGGCATGAATAGTACTATTTCTCTCCAAATCAAACAATGTTTTTCtgtattaatatatttatagcAGTTTGCTAACGTTTGCGTGTAGACAATTTTTAGTCATCTCTTCAATGGcatttattgttaaataaactGTTGTAAGTATCCCGCCAAAATGGGATATAGCATATAGCTGGCAGAATAGCGCTGTCAAAAGATACTTTCTAGGCAACTTTCATACTATACTCACAAATtagttcacaataaattaataactttCTGATGACTTCAAAAATCCATCTATTGGACGAAATAAGATTTCGGACAACAGATTCCCTCATTACTTAAGAAACCATAAAACACTACCATTAAGGCAACAGCAGAACAGATGTCGATTTAAAGGCGTGCAGTAGTTATCTTACGGTAATGTCCGACAGGCAACCTCAAACCGATGATTTATAGTTACCGATAACACATTATTGCTACTGGAGTAGGGTCCTTCCTAGTAGATTCCATGCATGCTTTGACTTGGTCACAGTAAGATTGGTTAGGATGTCGCAACCATCATAGCGATAAGATGACTAACTAACGTTATCTACATACAGTCACAATTGTCAGCTTATATAGATACCTAATTATACATGTACTACCTTGGGCTACGAAATATTATCTCAAAAAAGATATCTTCATGGCATCCTTCGAACAATAACATATAGACACTTCCAAATTGTGACATACGTACGTTTAGACAACTATTAACCCAACTCGTTTAGTTATAGTGACCTTTTCAGTAACTATAATATATTCAATGATAACAATACGTTCCATCTTCGAGTTGCCtttttgtttacaaatttgaaagtCGGAAAGCTAACTTTTGAAATGCATCGTATAGACGTCTGTTAAACATTTGTGTTACTTGAGTTCATTCATCCAATACcggcaaaaaaatatattttgaatttcgacagCATTATCGGCTTGTGAAGCGATGTAAccctttaaatttaattaccaATAATCTGAAGATGCAATTCAGCAAAACTGCACTATAACGAATTTTGGACAAATGATAGTTTTGGATGACATATAATAAGCGGGTCAACGAAAAACGGCATCGAGTAAtacagaaatatttgaaatgcgTATCTCGCTTATTCAAAGTTGGATGAAACTTTCGGTTAGTAAAAAATTGCTCGATAAACATCAGAGTAATAATGTCACCAGGTAGATCACAAATTTGCatgaattgaaacaatttctcAGGTACAAATGTATTGTCACATTTAATACGATATAAAAACTTGTTACACGTCGTCACATTTTGAGGTATAATAACATGCATATCAATACGAAGGAGATAAAATCAGGTGACATAAACTCGCCGTTTTTTGGGTTTCAGCAAAACTTGGTAAACCGTTGTAGATATGATGCAGAGTCCCATGCTACCAAATATTGCATAAAATATATAGTAGTACCAAAATCCGTCCCACTCGGCGTGAAAGTACCATACAGTTGTAAAGCATGTATTTTGTATCATAACAAATGTGTAGTAAGCAAATAACCACTTATCAgcatatttgaatttaattttatactctATTACAGCGACAATGTAAACCAAGCCTAACCAaagatttatgaaaaatgttgCAGCCGTGTAGTCCTTGGCGAGGTAAAATAAATGAGCTAGCATAATGAGGTAGTGGACACCCAGCACCGCAAACAATGTCCCGGGATAAAATTCGTAAAACACAGCTATGGAAAATATACGAGGCGCGATGAATAAAAACCACCATAGAGAACCTATTGCTCTGCCGATAGGATCGTCTTCGTCTAGACCTTTTTGTGAATATCTTCTTTGGGGCAGTTTCAAACTCGTAGATTTATTGAGGCCAATACCCGTTGCATCTGTACTCACTGGCCTGATCAACGACTCGTGTCCATAATTTTTATCCTCGTTTTTTGGTACGGAATCTGGCCGAGGTGGAGCCGGCATTTTAGGTACTTCTAGAGGCGTAACAATGGTAACACCTCTCAAAGGTGTAGGAGGGGGTGTGACGTGTGCATTTTTTGGAGGTAAGGGTGGTGTCGTAGATATCTGTCGAGTCAAAAGTCGATCGTCAGGAATTGACTCCCTAGTGTCTGTTTCTGTTGTGTTTTCGGCAGCGTTAAGAACTTCAGTCTTCCCATCTGTTTCTAATAACGTTGTCGATTCGATAGGTTCTTGGTTTGCAAAGTCTCGAAGCTCCTACGATTTGAGAAAACAGACAATTAGAGTAATAAATTAGTCTAATAGAGAATCTTccattatttcatttcttgttTACCTGCTCACGGTACTTCTTCAGCCACATTGCCCACATTAATTTCCTACCATTTATTCTTTGGCTCTCAAACCTTTGGAAAGACATTGTTTGAATGGAGAGCACCACGATCGACATGAAAATGCTCAATATTTGCACCACGACTGTAACAGAAATTAAGATGGCCatgaatggaaagaaaaataaattcattgatGATGTGAAGAACAGGTAGAGGAAGTGCGGGTACCTCGAACGCTCGGTGTATCCTCACACACTTGAAGTATGCAACAATAGagacaaaaatataaacaaagcGACACATCTCAACTTGTATATACGCATTACGCACACGCTAAGACGGGTCGCTTTGTTTACGCTATTGACTATTGTTGCATACTTCAAGTGTCCGAGGATACCCGCCGTCCGCGGCTACCTACACTTCCCCTATTGTTGCACGACTGATATTGCAATCATCGATGCAAAATCGTCATATCAATCGTCACCTTTCGGCTTAAGTTACATGCAATACAAACTGTTATGCAAGTTAAACTAGCTTTTAACCCTTATGACGATAAGTAGTACTTGCTACTTCATACTACATGACCTTGGTCATTATACCGTGTCTCGACGAGGACAGTGCGCACCTTATGCGCGTGCGTCAAGTCCTTCGAATTTTATTGGCCGACAGTTACCGCCTGATTAAGCAGCCGACGCAATGCCAATCGCGAATATCCCTAGGGAGCTCACCGCGACCTGTGGGCAACTGCTGTCGGTGTTGTTACGAAAAACCGAAGAACCGAAGTATAATAAATCAGATACACGTTAATCGTGTCAATCAAATCGTCGGATTTCTTCAATGGTCAATTTATCACTGTAATCAGAAAGTCATTAGTAACAAAATACTATACCAAAACTTCGCGCTTCCCTTGTGAACATAACCTCTTCCGAGTTCCTGACAGTCGCCATTGACATTGCGTCGGCTGCTCAATCATGCGGTAATTGTCAGCCAGTAAGATTCAAACGACTTGACGCACGTGCATAAGGTGCGCACTTTCCTCATGGACACacggtaaaataaaaagattagCGGATGTGAACACTGATGTATCGACAACACGATTCGGCgttacaacattttttcaaacatcataAGCTAATATtacattagaaaaaaaacaatacgtCTATGACTAgaacggaagaaaaatagCACCCACAATCAGCTGGAGTAACGACTAGCTGATCATATTTCCTGACACTACAGAGACATTCCCATTTTTCCGTTagttgaataataattctcaTTTAACAGATACATCTATCCAATTGTTATGTGTACTTTCAAACCCTAATTGCTTGATGTATCATTTTTTCCACGTTTCTTGACCCAGTTCTCGACGGGAAAAATGTCCGGTTATTAAGGGATAACATCACTGTCAGAACTAAAGAAAAGTGCTTTTTTGATCACTTTTTTTGGATGGAAGaataagataataatatttaaggAAGTTATTAGGCATATATTtaagtataatacaaaaaattaatatccgcaaatattcaaaaatggcGATACTAGAGCCATTTTCGTGAGACACGTTGAATTCTGTGGCACGTAGAATACTGGTCCTAATatgaatttagaaaaaaactgCCTAATCTACATGTACTaaaaacattgatttttgtgTAATTGGTCAGTATTTGAATGAGAATGTTCAATTTTCGACCACAGAAAAGGCACTTattgattaataaataatgtttaaatTAACTTATTGAAAATCCCTCACGTATTTGGGTAGCTATTAATATGTAGATTCAGGGTGGCCACCCgtctggaaaaccgggaaaactgggaaatgtcagggaattttgtatgtcagggaaaagtcagggaaatgtcagggaattttttggTTGGTCAGGGACTTTTTATAGAACTCACAAATCTGTTGagtgcttattttttttttacaaatttaaatttgcacCAGGTACCATGCGGTGCCGCAAGTCTTGCGAGAATGGCTCCAGTGACGCCATTTCTGAATATTTgttggtaataattttttgtgtcATGTCATCATCTTATTTTTCCCGCCTTCCCAAAAAAATGGTGCAGTTTTTAGGTTGTTATAGTGGTGTTACTCCTTAACACTGAGCAACTCCTGTTCATAGAAACCGCCAGCGATAGGTCCATTCTGGTAGTCTTTGAGTTTGTACGTTACTAGGGTGGTATTTGCTATTTGACTGATCATGAATATTTCAGGCGTCGAATTGGGAGTACAACCTTTCTCGaaaacgtttttcaattttctaattcATAATTTATCACCAGTTTTAAACACTGACGATTTGGTAGGTACCGCTTGAAGCCTCCCGTGCGCTTGACGTAATAATAGCCTTTCGTTCACACTGATGACATACTTTGGTTTCATTcgtatttttcagatttttaatattgtgAATGCATAAAATAGAAGTACTCGCTGAAAATCGACTTCTGTAATTCTTCATTTGTGAATTATATCTTTAACGGATAGAAGTGATGCATTCGGAAATGAACATTCACTGCATCACAATTCAGAAATTAACTGGTAGAtattaaggggttaggtgggtttcaaaatttcaaaaaatcgaattttttttttttttgcttatcttataattgaatatgttgagaatattcctttaaaattttaaaacgatccgagtcatattctaagagatatagcctttggatgtttcaCCCATCAGGCTATAACCGAGCGTGACGCAGGTATATGGAGGCAGATATATCGAGGCAGTTGCTTAgctattgttcgtttatttttgtgatgcgAATACTAGGCTTAGGACTTgccggatgtaaaaaattctgtggtttgatggatataagttcctcattcttgaatgcatcaacgtacaatttttatgttgataaaatacatgagtgcgtcataactgttgccgaatcaattttgttgtctgctgcaaatcaagaaaaaaaattaacgtgtgatgaaaataatgttgaagatacgacagatgttaccgtgtcaggtgatggcacgtggaaaaaacatGGGTTTGCATCATTATACGGTGTAAGTACGATTATTAACATGTTCTTTGAATGTAAATcttcaatcgcgtttttctcgaaactacatttttgaaatcggtagtcacgatttctcgaaaacttatgaaccgatctctttcaaattttgcacacttcttcaaaataacattatctcgtacttgaacgaaggaatttttttttttttctattccaagtaatttttcaaggccatgaagggtgcaaattttactcaaaataagggttttttgttttcaacgccgccaaaaatgtaatttttttttttttttccttcgtccaagtacgagttttaaacatctactaacagaaaatttttggtttttgcatttcagatgaatctgtcatgagttatcctgactacgccgagagaacttttttttgaggggtcatagcagacgacgtgtccacgccttaattttcaatatttttcaatgaaaatttcacaaactacttataaaatatgtatctcttatgtgttaaattgatggaatgaaatattctgttgattaagtaaaaaaaaattcataaaaatgtacctattttgagcttttgaaacccacctaaccccttaattgaataatcagaATCTTCTAGCTTTTTCTGAAATATCATCGTAAAAACAGAATGAATcctaaaaaaatgttcaatgtgatttgtttgaataaaaaatcaacttacacaaaaattttggtgaaataTGTTACAGGTTGATTTATAAACAACACATTCGTCCTAAGAAAACCCGTTTTCTCAACTCTATTCGTTTATGAATGATGGAAGCTGAACAATTGCATGAAAGAACTTCCAGGAGCATGTAAAGTACGcaagttcgaattttttaatatcctGTTTTCAGGTAAAATATCTAGGGCAAATGTGTTCACAAGCCGCCAACtttcctccctccccccctaGATCCTGCGCAGTCAGCTgccgtccaaacacgtcgaccCTCATCTCGCATGTGATTGAAAAAGCGATAAAAGTTTGCTAATAGGTAATTCTCGCTTCCCGAAATTTTTGGAGAATCGACATTATTTCGTTGTTGTGACATGTATTTCCAATTGCTTGAGATGCCATAAGCAAGCGACGACGTTCTACTGACTCGTTGGCGTCGTTCCAAAAAATATAACATGTTTTGACACATGGTCAAGTAATCCAAGTCTGAGGTAGCAAAACAGCGTTGCCCGTACGCTTCAACGTCTGTGACAATACATCTTTGCCTGCTTCGAAATATTAGGCAGCGCTGCAATCAAATTCATACTTGAATTTTGAGTTACGAGCGTTTTGGATAGGCTCATTGGCGCTGTAGTATTTTCTATGAGCATTGGTCGCGAggatatttttgtatttctccTTGTCGTCGGAGGTAACGTGAGCGCTATCCGGCATCTTTTTAAACAACAACTCCAACAGTACCTTGGTTTCTGGATACCACATATCGCCTATGGGAATGCATCCATGCTCAAAGCGTATCGGTGAGTCACCAACTATCAGGCCGGCAGTAGAAAGATCCTGCACCCCGTACACAATGTCCAAATCGTTCTATTTTTGTTTAACGTCAAACATCTCAAGAGATTCATCTTCTAATTCCATGAATGATTCTACGAAAGTTTCATCCTCTTCGTCTTCTGCAGCAGTTTCATAAGAATCTGCT
The Neodiprion fabricii isolate iyNeoFabr1 chromosome 5, iyNeoFabr1.1, whole genome shotgun sequence genome window above contains:
- the LOC124182970 gene encoding uncharacterized protein LOC124182970 isoform X2; amino-acid sequence: MVNDEPPICQAKATHCMRMPLRSTEQIYLVFLIPTLINCTIYLVHFSADLVVVEQHFRESNPIWGSCTLAIMYAPAIAYFVLTVSRPDWWMSEDEKISKGVITWFILQICQLFMFPLFALYRYAGMIVLAVDAIMLSGVERTRTLTIAAKPAAIELYFFLQAWFQAAPQSIFQTHLLFRQQSVLRSYQSIVVQILSIFMSIVVLSIQTMSFQRFESQRINGRKLMWAMWLKKYREQELRDFANQEPIESTTLLETDGKTEVLNAAENTTETDTRESIPDDRLLTRQISTTPPLPPKNAHVTPPPTPLRGVTIVTPLEVPKMPAPPRPDSVPKNEDKNYGHESLIRPILRVSDAFEGTKIKSVEERIADWLRRGSDRIKAVRVAAHRHRDERRQQ
- the LOC124182970 gene encoding uncharacterized protein LOC124182970 isoform X1; protein product: MVNDEPPICQAKATHCMRMPLRSTEQIYLVFLIPTLINCTIYLVHFSADLVVVEQHFRESNPIWGSCTLAIMYAPAIAYFVLTVSRPDWWMSEDEKISKGVITWFILQICQLFMFPLFALYRYAGMIVLAVDAIMLSGVERTRTLTIAAKPAAIELYFFLQAWFQAAPQSIFQTHLLFRQQSVLRSYQSIVVQILSIFMSIVVLSIQTMSFQRFESQRINGRKLMWAMWLKKYREQELRDFANQEPIESTTLLETDGKTEVLNAAENTTETDTRESIPDDRLLTRQISTTPPLPPKNAHVTPPPTPLRGVTIVTPLEVPKMPAPPRPDSVPKNEDKNYGHESLIRPVSTDATGIGLNKSTSLKLPQRRYSQKGLDEDDPIGRAIGSLWWFLFIAPRIFSIAVFYEFYPGTLFAVLGVHYLIMLAHLFYLAKDYTAATFFINLWLGLVYIVAVIEYKIKFKYADKWLFAYYTFVMIQNTCFTTVWYFHAEWDGFWYYYIFYAIFGSMGLCIISTTVYQVLLKPKKRRVYVT